From Thermus tengchongensis, one genomic window encodes:
- a CDS encoding DNA repair protein RecN: MLKRLEVRNLAVICEATLELGPGLNVLTGETGAGKSLLVDALALLLGARSEGLLGPFGDSLLVTAFFQGEGEERILSRRIGNRSTPRIDGKVVSLKELQEEAERWLSLHAQHTAIALLSPKRQRELLDALLPPGLLQEYGEAYRKHQALLAEKRTLEEALRAKTEREDLLRFQLKEILEANPRPGEDQELEAEAQRLRHLEALRERSGKAYALLAEGGALDLLQAALRELRAGSRFDPALEALARDLEGALEGGRAVARELEDYLESLEGDPSRLAQLEERLSLLERLKRKYGPTLEEVLRYGERAQEELKALEGGEERLLELERALRVASEALYKAGERLSEARLRAARKLEKEMEAELSALGFPKARFQVELKPLPEPGPQGLEEVLFRFSANPHLPPAPLSAASGGELSRIALALALLTGAEAPTVVFDEVDAGIGGETAWKVAERLARLGQFRQVLVVTHLPQIAARATRHLRVVKEGEEVRIEVLEGEKRIRELARLLSGQYTEAALAHARLLLEGNGHLVQDWAEAQE, encoded by the coding sequence ATGCTCAAGCGCCTCGAGGTGCGCAACCTCGCCGTCATCTGCGAGGCCACCCTGGAGCTGGGCCCTGGGCTGAACGTCCTCACCGGGGAAACCGGAGCGGGGAAAAGCCTCCTGGTGGACGCCTTGGCCCTCCTCCTGGGGGCCAGGTCCGAGGGGCTTTTGGGGCCTTTTGGCGATAGCCTCCTGGTGACCGCCTTCTTCCAAGGCGAGGGCGAGGAGCGCATCCTTTCCCGCCGCATCGGGAACCGCTCCACCCCGCGGATCGATGGGAAGGTGGTAAGCCTCAAAGAGCTCCAGGAGGAGGCGGAAAGGTGGCTTTCCCTCCACGCCCAGCACACGGCCATCGCCCTCCTCTCCCCTAAAAGGCAACGGGAGCTTCTGGATGCCCTCCTGCCCCCGGGCCTCCTCCAGGAGTACGGGGAGGCCTACAGGAAGCATCAGGCCCTCCTTGCTGAAAAACGCACCCTGGAGGAAGCCCTAAGGGCCAAGACCGAGCGGGAGGACCTCTTGCGCTTCCAGCTCAAGGAGATCCTGGAGGCCAACCCCAGGCCCGGCGAGGATCAGGAGCTGGAGGCCGAGGCGCAAAGGCTTCGCCATCTGGAAGCCCTGAGGGAGCGCTCGGGAAAGGCCTATGCCCTCCTGGCGGAAGGGGGTGCCCTGGATCTTCTTCAGGCGGCTCTGCGGGAGCTAAGGGCGGGAAGCCGCTTTGACCCGGCCCTCGAGGCCCTGGCCCGGGACCTGGAGGGGGCTTTGGAAGGAGGCCGGGCCGTGGCCCGGGAGCTGGAGGACTACCTGGAAAGCCTGGAGGGAGACCCCAGCCGTCTGGCCCAGCTGGAGGAGCGCCTTTCCCTTCTGGAAAGGCTCAAGCGCAAGTACGGCCCCACCCTGGAGGAGGTCCTGCGCTACGGGGAAAGGGCCCAGGAGGAGCTCAAGGCCCTGGAGGGAGGGGAAGAGCGTCTTTTAGAGCTGGAAAGGGCTTTAAGGGTGGCCTCTGAGGCCCTCTACAAAGCGGGGGAGCGCCTTTCCGAAGCCCGCCTCCGGGCGGCAAGGAAGCTGGAAAAGGAAATGGAGGCGGAGCTTTCCGCCCTGGGTTTCCCCAAAGCCCGCTTCCAGGTGGAGCTCAAACCCCTCCCCGAACCCGGACCCCAGGGCCTGGAGGAGGTCCTGTTCCGCTTCTCCGCCAACCCCCACCTTCCCCCCGCTCCCCTCTCCGCGGCCAGCGGCGGGGAGCTCTCCCGCATCGCCCTAGCCCTCGCCCTCCTCACCGGGGCCGAGGCCCCCACCGTGGTCTTCGACGAGGTGGACGCCGGCATAGGGGGGGAAACCGCCTGGAAGGTGGCGGAAAGGCTGGCCCGCTTGGGCCAGTTCCGGCAGGTGCTGGTGGTCACCCACCTGCCCCAGATCGCCGCCCGGGCAACAAGGCACCTGAGGGTGGTGAAGGAGGGGGAGGAGGTGCGCATCGAGGTGCTGGAAGGGGAAAAGCGCATACGGGAGCTCGCCCGCCTCCTCTCCGGCCAGTACACCGAGGCCGCCCTGGCCCACGCCCGCCTCCTTCTGGAAGGAAACGGCCACCTCGTTCAGGATTGGGCGGAGGCCCAGGAATGA
- the purL gene encoding phosphoribosylformylglycinamidine synthase subunit PurL yields the protein MEAFAKEIGIPEEEYREIQKRLGREPNRVELFLFKVMWSEHCAYKNSRPLLKELPKEGEAVLQGPGENAGVVRLGEGWAVAFKIESHNHPSAVEPFQGAATGVGGILRDIMSMGARPIALLDSLRFGPPEEARSRYLLKGVVSGIAHYGNAIGVPTVGGDLYFHEGYRENPLVNAMCIGLLREEHLRRSRASLGRPIYYAGAKTGRDGIGGAAFASRELAEDKEEDRPAVQVGDPFLGKLLMEATLEAIERDLVEGVQDMGAAGLTSSLSELAHKSGLGVELHLDQVPTREAGMGPIELLLSESQERMVLVPKEGKEKELEAVFQRWGLDCVPVAKTIPERVFRVLFRGEVVAEVPTEALAEAPTYVRVGREDPEIRRLRETPLPPLEADPQEVLPRLLASPNLASREAVYERYDHQVGTRTALVPGKGDAAVLWVKGTNLGIAAKVDHNPRYSRLHPRLGAMHALAEACRNVSVVGGRPLAYTDGLNLGSPETPEGYFELQETIAGLREASEALGVPVVSGNVSLYNESGGRRIPPTAMVGVVGVLDIRKRAEMGFRRPGEAIVLIGEEAGELGGSEVLHLLTGQELGHPPPLDLERERRVQEAIRELIALGLTQTAHDLAEGGLLVALAEMTFPYGLGATVEVRPRGLDQPSGQLATLFGEAPSRILFTVAKENLQEATLRLEELGLPHRVLGETGGNTLTVLTPDGVLEWGVQELLAAWKRPLREVLDGQA from the coding sequence ATGGAAGCCTTCGCCAAGGAAATCGGCATCCCCGAGGAGGAGTACCGGGAGATCCAAAAGCGGCTCGGGCGGGAGCCCAACCGGGTGGAGCTCTTCCTCTTCAAGGTGATGTGGAGCGAGCACTGCGCCTACAAGAACTCCCGCCCCCTCCTGAAGGAGCTCCCCAAGGAGGGGGAGGCGGTCCTCCAGGGGCCCGGGGAGAACGCGGGCGTGGTGCGCCTCGGGGAGGGGTGGGCGGTGGCCTTCAAGATCGAGAGCCACAACCACCCCTCGGCGGTGGAGCCCTTCCAGGGGGCGGCCACCGGGGTGGGGGGGATCCTCCGGGACATCATGAGCATGGGGGCCCGTCCCATCGCCCTCCTGGACTCCCTGCGCTTTGGCCCCCCGGAGGAGGCCCGTAGCCGCTACCTCCTCAAGGGGGTGGTCTCCGGCATCGCCCACTACGGCAACGCCATCGGGGTGCCCACGGTGGGCGGGGACCTCTACTTCCACGAGGGCTACCGGGAAAACCCCCTGGTGAACGCCATGTGCATTGGCCTTCTCCGGGAGGAGCACCTGAGGCGGAGCCGGGCCTCCCTGGGGCGGCCCATCTACTACGCCGGGGCCAAGACCGGGCGGGACGGGATCGGGGGGGCGGCCTTCGCCAGCCGGGAGCTCGCCGAGGACAAGGAGGAGGACCGCCCGGCGGTGCAGGTGGGGGACCCCTTCCTGGGGAAGCTCCTCATGGAGGCTACCCTCGAGGCCATCGAGCGGGACCTGGTGGAGGGCGTGCAGGACATGGGGGCAGCGGGGCTCACCAGTAGCCTCTCGGAGCTCGCCCACAAGTCGGGCCTGGGGGTGGAGCTCCACCTGGACCAGGTCCCCACCCGGGAGGCAGGGATGGGGCCCATCGAGCTCCTCCTCTCGGAAAGCCAGGAGCGCATGGTCCTGGTGCCCAAGGAGGGGAAGGAGAAGGAGCTGGAGGCGGTCTTCCAGCGCTGGGGCCTGGACTGCGTGCCCGTGGCCAAGACCATCCCCGAGAGGGTCTTCCGCGTCCTCTTCCGGGGGGAGGTGGTGGCCGAGGTGCCCACGGAGGCCCTGGCGGAAGCCCCCACCTACGTGCGGGTGGGGCGGGAGGACCCGGAGATCAGGAGGCTTCGGGAAACCCCCCTGCCCCCCCTGGAGGCCGACCCCCAGGAGGTCCTCCCCAGGCTCCTGGCCTCCCCCAACCTCGCCAGCCGGGAGGCGGTCTACGAGCGCTACGACCACCAGGTGGGCACCCGCACCGCTCTGGTCCCAGGCAAGGGGGACGCGGCGGTCTTGTGGGTGAAGGGCACAAACCTGGGCATCGCCGCCAAGGTGGACCACAACCCCCGCTACAGCCGCCTCCACCCCCGGCTTGGGGCCATGCACGCCCTGGCGGAGGCCTGCCGCAACGTGAGCGTGGTGGGGGGGAGGCCTCTCGCCTACACCGACGGCCTCAACCTGGGAAGCCCAGAAACCCCGGAGGGCTATTTTGAGCTCCAGGAGACCATCGCCGGCCTCCGGGAGGCGAGCGAGGCCCTGGGGGTGCCGGTGGTCTCCGGGAACGTCTCCCTCTACAACGAAAGCGGCGGGCGGCGCATCCCCCCCACGGCCATGGTGGGGGTGGTGGGGGTCTTGGACATCAGGAAGCGGGCGGAGATGGGCTTTAGGCGCCCTGGGGAAGCCATCGTCCTCATCGGGGAGGAGGCGGGGGAGCTTGGGGGAAGCGAGGTGCTCCACCTCCTCACCGGGCAGGAGCTGGGCCACCCGCCCCCTTTGGACCTGGAGCGGGAGCGCCGGGTGCAGGAGGCCATCCGCGAGCTCATCGCCTTAGGCCTCACCCAGACCGCCCACGACCTGGCAGAGGGGGGCCTCCTGGTGGCCCTGGCGGAGATGACCTTCCCCTACGGCCTGGGGGCCACGGTGGAGGTGCGCCCCCGGGGCCTCGATCAGCCATCAGGCCAGCTTGCCACCCTCTTCGGCGAAGCGCCGAGTCGGATCCTATTCACCGTGGCCAAGGAGAACCTCCAGGAGGCCACCCTCCGCCTGGAGGAGCTCGGCCTCCCCCACCGGGTCCTGGGCGAAACCGGGGGGAATACCCTCACGGTCCTCACCCCAGATGGGGTGCTAGAGTGGGGGGTGCAGGAACTCCTCGCCGCCTGGAAGCGGCCCCTGAGGGAGGTACTGGATGGACAAGCCTAG
- the purF gene encoding amidophosphoribosyltransferase — protein MDKPREECGVLGLWSEEPLDAAGLLHLGLLALQHRGQEAAGMAVSDGKEFLVEKDLGLVNQVFTEERLARLRLGEARMGLAHTRYSTTGSNLRFNAQPLTARTAHGVLAIAHNGNFTNAKPLRDRLLLEGATFQSTSDTEVMLLLLARLGHLSLPEAAAEAMKTLEGGYSILLMDRRTVVALRDPHGVRPLAIGKLPKGYAFASEPPALELMGARYLRDVRPGEVVWVEEGELKSLQALPPNPAPCAFEWIYFARPDSLLDGVEAYEARVRMGMELFREAPAEADIVVPVPDSGIGAAVGYAKASGLPLEYGLYKNPYAGRTFIQPTQALRDLKTRLKLSPTSAVRGRRVVLIDDSIVRGTTSRHIVAMLKEAGAREVHFRVSSPPIRFPCYYGIDTAARKELIAAEKSVEEIRAFIGADTLAFLSEEGVKRAIGGPVCLACFNGHYPAGVPVEGEKLALEIL, from the coding sequence ATGGACAAGCCTAGGGAAGAGTGCGGGGTCTTGGGGCTTTGGAGCGAAGAACCCCTGGACGCGGCGGGGCTACTCCATCTGGGCCTTCTCGCCCTCCAGCACCGGGGGCAGGAGGCAGCAGGAATGGCCGTATCGGACGGGAAGGAGTTTTTGGTGGAGAAGGATCTGGGCCTAGTCAACCAGGTTTTTACGGAGGAGCGCTTAGCCCGCCTGCGCCTGGGGGAAGCCCGGATGGGCCTGGCCCACACCCGCTACTCCACCACCGGCTCCAACCTCCGCTTCAACGCCCAACCCCTCACCGCCCGCACCGCCCACGGGGTTCTGGCCATCGCCCACAACGGCAACTTCACCAACGCCAAGCCCCTCCGGGACCGCCTCCTCCTGGAGGGGGCCACCTTCCAGAGCACCTCGGACACCGAGGTGATGCTCCTCCTCCTCGCCCGCTTGGGCCACCTATCCCTCCCCGAGGCGGCCGCCGAGGCCATGAAGACCCTGGAAGGAGGGTATTCCATCCTCCTCATGGACCGCAGGACCGTGGTGGCCCTCCGGGACCCCCATGGGGTGCGGCCCCTGGCCATCGGGAAGCTCCCAAAAGGCTACGCCTTCGCCTCCGAGCCCCCGGCCCTCGAGCTCATGGGGGCCCGCTACCTCCGGGATGTGCGCCCGGGAGAGGTGGTCTGGGTGGAGGAAGGCGAGCTGAAAAGCCTCCAGGCCCTTCCCCCCAACCCGGCCCCTTGCGCCTTTGAGTGGATCTACTTCGCCAGGCCCGATAGCCTCCTGGACGGGGTGGAGGCCTACGAGGCCCGGGTGCGCATGGGCATGGAGCTCTTCCGGGAGGCCCCGGCAGAGGCCGACATCGTGGTGCCGGTGCCGGACTCGGGCATCGGGGCGGCGGTGGGCTACGCCAAGGCTAGCGGCCTTCCCCTGGAGTACGGCCTTTACAAGAACCCCTATGCGGGCCGCACCTTCATCCAGCCCACCCAGGCGCTAAGGGACCTCAAGACCCGCTTGAAGCTTTCCCCCACCTCGGCGGTGCGGGGCCGGCGGGTGGTGCTCATCGACGACTCCATCGTGCGGGGCACCACCAGCCGCCACATCGTGGCCATGCTGAAGGAAGCAGGGGCCCGGGAAGTCCACTTCCGGGTTTCCAGCCCCCCCATCCGGTTTCCCTGCTACTACGGCATCGACACCGCCGCCCGCAAGGAGCTCATCGCCGCCGAGAAGAGCGTGGAGGAGATCCGGGCCTTCATCGGGGCGGATACCCTGGCCTTCCTCTCGGAGGAAGGAGTCAAACGGGCCATTGGGGGACCCGTGTGCCTGGCCTGCTTTAACGGGCACTACCCGGCCGGGGTGCCCGTGGAGGGGGAAAAACTGGCCTTGGAAATTCTCTAG
- the glyA gene encoding serine hydroxymethyltransferase, translated as MVRTSLRDEALFQLIALEEKRQREGLELIASENFVSAQVREAVGSVLTNKYAEGYPGARYYGGCEIIDQVESLAIERAKALFGAAWANVQPHSGSQANMAVYMALMEPGDTLMGMDLAAGGHLTHGSKVNFSGKLYKVVSYGVRPDTELIDLDEVRRLAREHRPKVIVAGSSAYPRFWDFQAFREIAEEVGAYLVVDMAHFAGLVAAGLHPNPLPHAHVVTSTTHKTLRGPRGGLILSNDLDLGKKIDKLIFPGIQGGPLEHVIAGKAVAFFEALQPEFKEYSRLVVANARRLAEELANRGYRIVTGGTDNHLFLVDLRPKGLTGKEAEERLDAVGITVNKNAIPFDPKPPRVTSGIRIGTPAITTRGFTPEEMPLVAELIDRALMEGPSEALREEVRQLALAHPMP; from the coding sequence ATGGTAAGGACCAGCTTACGGGACGAGGCTCTTTTTCAGCTCATCGCCCTGGAGGAAAAGCGCCAGCGGGAAGGCCTGGAGCTCATCGCCAGCGAGAACTTCGTCTCTGCCCAGGTGCGGGAGGCGGTAGGAAGCGTCCTCACCAACAAGTATGCGGAAGGTTACCCCGGGGCCCGCTACTACGGGGGGTGCGAGATCATCGACCAGGTGGAAAGCCTGGCCATAGAGCGGGCCAAAGCCCTCTTCGGCGCCGCTTGGGCCAACGTCCAGCCCCACTCCGGCTCCCAGGCCAACATGGCGGTGTACATGGCCCTCATGGAGCCGGGGGACACCCTCATGGGCATGGACCTGGCCGCGGGAGGCCACCTCACCCACGGCTCCAAGGTGAACTTCTCCGGGAAGCTCTACAAGGTGGTTTCCTACGGGGTCCGGCCCGATACCGAGCTCATCGACCTGGACGAGGTGCGCCGCTTGGCCCGGGAACACCGCCCCAAGGTGATCGTGGCCGGCTCAAGCGCCTACCCCCGCTTCTGGGACTTCCAGGCCTTCCGGGAGATCGCCGAGGAGGTGGGGGCCTACCTGGTGGTGGACATGGCCCACTTCGCCGGCCTGGTGGCGGCGGGCCTTCACCCAAACCCCCTCCCCCACGCCCACGTGGTCACCAGCACCACCCACAAGACCCTAAGGGGCCCGAGGGGCGGGCTTATTCTCTCCAACGACCTCGATCTGGGCAAAAAGATAGACAAGCTCATCTTCCCCGGCATCCAGGGCGGCCCCCTGGAACATGTGATCGCCGGCAAGGCGGTGGCCTTCTTTGAGGCCCTGCAGCCCGAGTTCAAGGAGTACAGCCGGCTGGTGGTGGCAAACGCCCGGCGCCTGGCGGAGGAGCTGGCAAATCGGGGCTACCGCATCGTCACCGGAGGCACGGACAACCACCTCTTCCTGGTGGACCTAAGGCCTAAGGGACTCACGGGAAAGGAGGCGGAAGAGCGGCTGGACGCCGTGGGCATCACCGTGAACAAAAACGCCATCCCCTTTGACCCCAAGCCCCCCAGGGTCACCTCGGGGATCCGCATCGGCACCCCGGCCATCACCACAAGGGGCTTCACCCCGGAGGAAATGCCCCTGGTGGCGGAGCTCATCGACCGGGCCCTCATGGAGGGGCCCTCGGAGGCCCTGCGAGAGGAGGTTAGGCAGCTCGCCCTAGCCCACCCCATGCCCTAG